A single genomic interval of Prionailurus viverrinus isolate Anna chromosome A2, UM_Priviv_1.0, whole genome shotgun sequence harbors:
- the GHRL gene encoding appetite-regulating hormone isoform X1: protein MPSLGTVCSLLLFSVLWADLAMAGSSFLSPEHQKVQQRKESKKTPAKLQPRALEGLIHPEDTSQVEGAEDELEIRFNAPFDVGIKLSGAQYHQHGQALGKFLQDVLWEEADGKSLPQSGHFSLHGVPNGAHPMGDTREVFFPYHCLAKFSSPTTAF, encoded by the exons ATGCCCTCCCTGGGGACCGTGTGCAGCCTGCTGCTCTTCAGCGTGCTGTGGGCAGACTTGGCCATGGCAGGCTCCAGCTTCCTGAGCCCCGAACACCAGAAAGTACAG cagagaaaggaatccaagaagACACCAGCCAAACTGCAGCCCCGAGCTCTAGAAGGCTTGATCCACCCAGAAGACACAAGTCaagtggaaggggcagaggatgAACTAGAAATCCGG TTCAACGCCCCTTTTGATGTTGGAATCAAGCTGTCAGGGGCTCAGTACCACCAGCATGGCCAGGCGCTGGGGAAGTTTCTTCAGGACGTCCTTTGGGAAGAGGCCGATGGTAAGTCATTGCCCCAGTCAGGTCACTTCAGTCTCCATGGAGTCCCAAATGGAGCTCACCCTATGGGTGACACAAGAGAAGTTTTCTTCCCCTACCACTGCCTCGCAAAGTTTTCTTCCCCTACCACTGCCTTCTAA
- the GHRL gene encoding appetite-regulating hormone isoform X4, producing the protein MPSLGTVCSLLLFSVLWADLAMAGSSFLSPEHQKVQQRKESKKTPAKLQPRALEGLIHPEDTSQVEGAEDELEIRFNAPFDVGIKLSGAQYHQHGQALGKFLQDVLWEEADEVLADE; encoded by the exons ATGCCCTCCCTGGGGACCGTGTGCAGCCTGCTGCTCTTCAGCGTGCTGTGGGCAGACTTGGCCATGGCAGGCTCCAGCTTCCTGAGCCCCGAACACCAGAAAGTACAG cagagaaaggaatccaagaagACACCAGCCAAACTGCAGCCCCGAGCTCTAGAAGGCTTGATCCACCCAGAAGACACAAGTCaagtggaaggggcagaggatgAACTAGAAATCCGG TTCAACGCCCCTTTTGATGTTGGAATCAAGCTGTCAGGGGCTCAGTACCACCAGCATGGCCAGGCGCTGGGGAAGTTTCTTCAGGACGTCCTTTGGGAAGAGGCCGATG AGGTCCTGGCAGATGAGTGA
- the GHRL gene encoding appetite-regulating hormone isoform X2, with protein MPSLGTVCSLLLFSVLWADLAMAGSSFLSPEHQKVQRKESKKTPAKLQPRALEGLIHPEDTSQVEGAEDELEIRFNAPFDVGIKLSGAQYHQHGQALGKFLQDVLWEEADGKSLPQSGHFSLHGVPNGAHPMGDTREVFFPYHCLAKFSSPTTAF; from the exons ATGCCCTCCCTGGGGACCGTGTGCAGCCTGCTGCTCTTCAGCGTGCTGTGGGCAGACTTGGCCATGGCAGGCTCCAGCTTCCTGAGCCCCGAACACCAGAAAGTACAG agaaaggaatccaagaagACACCAGCCAAACTGCAGCCCCGAGCTCTAGAAGGCTTGATCCACCCAGAAGACACAAGTCaagtggaaggggcagaggatgAACTAGAAATCCGG TTCAACGCCCCTTTTGATGTTGGAATCAAGCTGTCAGGGGCTCAGTACCACCAGCATGGCCAGGCGCTGGGGAAGTTTCTTCAGGACGTCCTTTGGGAAGAGGCCGATGGTAAGTCATTGCCCCAGTCAGGTCACTTCAGTCTCCATGGAGTCCCAAATGGAGCTCACCCTATGGGTGACACAAGAGAAGTTTTCTTCCCCTACCACTGCCTCGCAAAGTTTTCTTCCCCTACCACTGCCTTCTAA
- the GHRL gene encoding appetite-regulating hormone isoform X3 → MPSLGTVCSLLLFSVLWADLAMAGSSFLSPEHQKVQQRKESKKTPAKLQPRALEGLIHPEDTSQVEGAEDELEIRFNAPFDVGIKLSGAQYHQHGQALGKFLQDVLWEEADGEQTGLGFPSGSEER, encoded by the exons ATGCCCTCCCTGGGGACCGTGTGCAGCCTGCTGCTCTTCAGCGTGCTGTGGGCAGACTTGGCCATGGCAGGCTCCAGCTTCCTGAGCCCCGAACACCAGAAAGTACAG cagagaaaggaatccaagaagACACCAGCCAAACTGCAGCCCCGAGCTCTAGAAGGCTTGATCCACCCAGAAGACACAAGTCaagtggaaggggcagaggatgAACTAGAAATCCGG TTCAACGCCCCTTTTGATGTTGGAATCAAGCTGTCAGGGGCTCAGTACCACCAGCATGGCCAGGCGCTGGGGAAGTTTCTTCAGGACGTCCTTTGGGAAGAGGCCGATG GAGAGCAGACTGGGCTGGGATTTCCAAGTGGCTCAGAAGAGAGGTGA
- the GHRL gene encoding appetite-regulating hormone isoform X5, whose protein sequence is MPSLGTVCSLLLFSVLWADLAMAGSSFLSPEHQKVQRKESKKTPAKLQPRALEGLIHPEDTSQVEGAEDELEIRFNAPFDVGIKLSGAQYHQHGQALGKFLQDVLWEEADEVLADE, encoded by the exons ATGCCCTCCCTGGGGACCGTGTGCAGCCTGCTGCTCTTCAGCGTGCTGTGGGCAGACTTGGCCATGGCAGGCTCCAGCTTCCTGAGCCCCGAACACCAGAAAGTACAG agaaaggaatccaagaagACACCAGCCAAACTGCAGCCCCGAGCTCTAGAAGGCTTGATCCACCCAGAAGACACAAGTCaagtggaaggggcagaggatgAACTAGAAATCCGG TTCAACGCCCCTTTTGATGTTGGAATCAAGCTGTCAGGGGCTCAGTACCACCAGCATGGCCAGGCGCTGGGGAAGTTTCTTCAGGACGTCCTTTGGGAAGAGGCCGATG AGGTCCTGGCAGATGAGTGA